One window of Mesorhizobium loti R88b genomic DNA carries:
- a CDS encoding N-acetylmuramic acid 6-phosphate etherase, giving the protein MAETRTEALHQNAEGLDIQAPEVILASLADAQVEAAKVVRNAIPSIAVAAEIIAGRLQSGGKLAYAAAGSSGLMALADALELPGTFGIQRDRIAILIAGGDEAFRTLAGGPEDDTEEAAGAVINAGIGRGDCLIAISASGTTPYAVRAMQEAARGGAATIGIANNRDSALLRQAQTAILLETPPEVIAGSTRMGAGTAQKIALNMLSTLTAVHLGHVHDGYMVNLTADNIKLRDRAARIVAAVSGRSTDDAARLLERSGGAVKTAILLAAGADNADAAEKLLEGAGQRLRPALSALGHDPEKWNPLFGKDHARTKK; this is encoded by the coding sequence ATATCCAGGCCCCGGAAGTCATCCTTGCTTCGCTGGCCGACGCCCAAGTCGAGGCCGCGAAAGTCGTCCGCAACGCCATTCCATCCATCGCTGTGGCCGCTGAAATCATCGCTGGCCGGCTGCAAAGCGGCGGCAAGCTTGCCTATGCCGCGGCCGGCAGTTCCGGCTTGATGGCGCTGGCCGACGCATTAGAACTTCCCGGCACCTTTGGTATCCAGCGCGACCGCATCGCCATCCTTATCGCCGGCGGCGACGAGGCATTCAGGACGCTGGCCGGTGGGCCGGAGGACGATACCGAGGAGGCAGCCGGAGCGGTCATCAATGCTGGCATCGGTAGGGGTGACTGCCTGATCGCCATTTCCGCCAGCGGCACGACGCCCTATGCGGTGCGCGCCATGCAGGAGGCGGCGCGCGGCGGTGCTGCCACCATCGGCATCGCCAACAACCGGGATTCAGCCCTGCTGCGTCAGGCGCAAACCGCCATCCTGCTCGAGACGCCGCCGGAGGTGATCGCCGGCTCGACGCGCATGGGCGCCGGCACGGCCCAGAAGATCGCGCTCAACATGCTGTCGACACTGACCGCCGTCCATCTCGGCCATGTCCATGACGGCTACATGGTCAACCTCACGGCCGACAATATCAAGCTGCGCGACCGCGCGGCGCGCATCGTCGCTGCCGTCAGCGGGCGCAGCACAGACGATGCGGCGCGCCTGCTCGAGAGGAGCGGCGGCGCCGTCAAGACCGCCATTCTGCTTGCCGCCGGCGCCGACAACGCCGATGCGGCCGAGAAACTGCTGGAAGGGGCCGGCCAAAGGCTGCGGCCGGCACTTTCCGCGCTGGGGCATGATCCCGAAAAGTGGAACCCGCTTTTCGGAAAAGATCATGCCCGAACAAAGAAGTAG
- a CDS encoding ABC transporter substrate-binding protein — protein MTTKLLTALLLGTSILGSAGLAHAEDVTLNIESWRGDDLAIWKDKLIPAFEAKNPGIKVVFAPSAPTEYDAALGAKLAAGSAGDLITCRPFDKSLELFKKGNLADLSALPGMENFSPVAKSAWQTDDGKASFCVPMASVIHGFIYNKDAFEKLGIKIPTTRDEFFAALDKIKADGTYIPMAMGTKDLWEAATMGYQNIGPNYWKGEDGRAALIKGDQKLTDKDWVAPYEELAKWKPYLGDGFEAQTYPDSQNLFTLGRAAIYPAGSWEIGLFNTQAQFKMGAFPPPVEKAGDTCYISDHTDIGMGLNAGSKHADAAKTFLSWVASPDFATIYANALPGFFSLNSAPVKMADPLAQEFVSWRGKCKSTIRSTYQILSRGTPNLENETWVESANVINGTDTPEAAAKKLQTGLDSWYKPAK, from the coding sequence ATGACAACGAAACTACTGACGGCACTGCTTCTGGGTACCAGCATTCTCGGCTCGGCCGGGCTTGCCCACGCCGAGGACGTAACGCTCAACATCGAAAGCTGGCGCGGCGACGACCTTGCCATCTGGAAGGACAAGCTGATCCCGGCCTTCGAAGCCAAGAACCCCGGCATCAAGGTGGTGTTCGCACCATCGGCTCCAACCGAATATGACGCTGCGCTGGGCGCCAAGCTCGCCGCCGGCTCGGCTGGCGACCTGATCACCTGCCGCCCGTTCGACAAGTCGCTTGAACTGTTCAAGAAGGGCAACCTTGCCGATCTCTCGGCGCTGCCCGGCATGGAGAATTTCTCGCCCGTAGCCAAGTCCGCCTGGCAGACCGATGACGGCAAGGCGAGCTTCTGCGTGCCGATGGCCTCGGTCATCCATGGCTTCATCTACAACAAGGACGCCTTCGAAAAGCTCGGCATCAAGATCCCGACGACCCGCGACGAGTTCTTCGCCGCGCTCGACAAGATCAAGGCCGACGGCACCTACATCCCGATGGCGATGGGCACCAAGGACCTCTGGGAAGCCGCGACCATGGGCTACCAAAACATCGGCCCCAACTACTGGAAGGGCGAGGACGGCCGTGCGGCGCTGATCAAGGGCGATCAGAAGCTGACCGACAAGGACTGGGTTGCTCCCTATGAGGAACTGGCCAAATGGAAGCCGTATCTCGGCGACGGTTTTGAAGCCCAGACCTATCCGGACAGCCAGAACCTGTTCACGCTCGGCCGCGCTGCCATCTATCCGGCCGGCTCGTGGGAAATCGGCCTGTTCAACACCCAGGCCCAGTTCAAGATGGGCGCCTTTCCGCCTCCGGTCGAAAAGGCCGGCGACACTTGCTACATCTCCGACCATACCGATATCGGCATGGGCCTGAATGCGGGTTCGAAGCACGCCGACGCGGCCAAGACCTTCCTGTCCTGGGTCGCCTCGCCGGATTTCGCCACCATCTACGCCAACGCGCTGCCGGGCTTCTTCAGCCTGAACTCCGCGCCGGTGAAGATGGCGGACCCGCTGGCACAGGAATTCGTCTCCTGGCGCGGCAAGTGCAAGTCGACGATCCGCTCGACCTACCAGATCCTGTCGCGCGGCACGCCGAACCTCGAAAACGAGACGTGGGTTGAATCGGCCAACGTCATCAACGGCACCGACACGCCGGAAGCTGCCGCCAAGAAGCTGCAGACCGGTCTCGACAGCTGGTATAAGCCGGCGAAGTAA